The Skermanella pratensis genome has a window encoding:
- a CDS encoding ATP-binding cassette domain-containing protein: MRDEPTSLPLRLTGVRYAVGGTVLIPGLDLTLDGYGPTAILGPNGAGKSLTLRLCHGLIRPTAGTVEWLGPGAAAGRRRDALVFQRPVMLRRSAFGNLVHALALSGLGYKVRREAARAALDRFGLGALADRPARVLSGGEQQRLALARAWSLKPEVLFLDEPTANLDPTATRAVESMVEEFVRDGIKIVMTTHDLGQARRLAWEIIFLDRGRLIEQTPAASFFDQPRTQEAAAFLRGDLLC; the protein is encoded by the coding sequence ATGCGCGACGAACCCACCAGCCTGCCGCTTCGCCTGACGGGCGTCCGGTATGCCGTCGGCGGAACGGTTCTGATCCCGGGCCTGGACCTGACCCTGGACGGGTACGGCCCGACGGCCATCCTCGGCCCCAACGGCGCCGGCAAAAGCCTGACACTGCGCCTCTGCCATGGACTGATTCGACCGACCGCCGGCACGGTGGAGTGGCTCGGTCCCGGTGCCGCCGCGGGACGCAGGCGCGACGCCCTGGTGTTCCAGAGGCCCGTGATGCTGCGACGGTCCGCGTTCGGCAACCTCGTCCATGCGCTTGCCCTTTCCGGCCTCGGATATAAGGTCCGCCGCGAAGCGGCCCGCGCGGCGCTCGACCGCTTCGGGCTGGGAGCGCTGGCGGATCGGCCCGCCCGGGTCCTGTCGGGCGGCGAGCAGCAGCGGCTGGCATTGGCGCGCGCCTGGTCCTTGAAGCCCGAGGTGCTCTTCCTCGACGAGCCGACGGCCAACCTGGATCCCACGGCGACCCGCGCCGTCGAATCCATGGTCGAAGAGTTCGTGCGTGACGGCATCAAGATCGTCATGACCACCCACGACCTCGGACAGGCGCGGCGCCTGGCATGGGAGATCATCTTCCTCGATCGCGGCCGGCTGATCGAACAGACCCCGGCGGCATCTTTCTTCGACCAACCGCGGACCCAAGAAGCCGCAGCCTTCCTGAGAGGAGACCTCCTATGCTGA
- a CDS encoding substrate-binding domain-containing protein — protein MLITLTRRRLFGTLAAAGLWVTAGLPALAQDRFVTVASTTSTEQSGLFGHILPLFKAKTGIDVRVVAQGTGQALETGRRGDADVLFVHDTEAEEKFVADGFARKRTDVMYNDFVVVGPASDPARVKGMKDVASALKKIAGAEAPFGSRGDDSGTHKAEQRLWQAAGVDTDAASTGWYRSTGSGMGPTLNTSAAMDAYTLTDRGTWLNFKNRGNLTILVEGDKRLFNQYGVMLVNPDKHPHVKARDGAEFVTWLTSAEGQDAIAGYRINGEQLFFPNSDGPAS, from the coding sequence ATGCTGATCACCCTGACGCGGCGGCGCCTGTTCGGCACCCTGGCGGCCGCAGGCCTGTGGGTGACCGCAGGCCTGCCCGCCCTCGCGCAGGACCGGTTCGTCACGGTCGCGTCGACCACTTCGACCGAGCAGTCCGGTCTGTTCGGCCATATCCTGCCGCTCTTCAAGGCCAAGACCGGCATCGACGTCCGCGTTGTGGCCCAAGGCACCGGCCAGGCGCTGGAGACCGGCCGCCGGGGCGACGCCGATGTCCTGTTCGTGCATGACACCGAGGCGGAGGAGAAGTTCGTCGCCGACGGTTTCGCCAGGAAGCGTACCGACGTGATGTACAACGATTTCGTCGTCGTCGGCCCCGCTTCCGACCCCGCAAGGGTCAAGGGCATGAAGGACGTCGCGTCGGCCCTGAAGAAGATCGCCGGCGCGGAGGCCCCGTTCGGGTCGCGCGGAGACGACAGCGGAACCCATAAGGCGGAGCAGCGGCTTTGGCAGGCCGCCGGAGTGGATACCGACGCGGCGTCGACCGGCTGGTACCGGTCGACCGGATCAGGCATGGGGCCGACGCTGAACACGAGCGCCGCGATGGATGCCTATACCCTCACCGACCGCGGAACCTGGCTCAATTTCAAGAACCGCGGCAACCTGACCATCCTGGTCGAAGGCGACAAGCGCCTGTTCAACCAGTACGGCGTCATGCTGGTCAATCCGGACAAGCACCCGCATGTGAAGGCCCGGGATGGCGCCGAGTTCGTCACGTGGCTCACTTCGGCCGAGGGGCAGGACGCCATCGCGGGATACAGGATCAACGGCGAGCAGCTTTTCTTCCCCAACTCCGACGGGCCGGCAAGCTGA
- a CDS encoding helix-turn-helix transcriptional regulator, with protein sequence MSDLMNTQEVAAYLRIKERKIYDLVRQSAIPCTRVGGKWLFPKAKIDQWLKLGEPSAAERHSPVARSAPRVIAGSHDPFLEWCVSTSGCGLALLTGGSLDGLERLAAGQAAACGIHILSPDDGDYNMSAIRRVLGDLDVVAIEWAWREQGLVVASGNPLGLSRIEDLATGKPRVAARPPASGARVLMDHLLERAGVSWNDLAVAEHPARSELEVGLAILDGRADTGIAVRAVARQLRLDFVPLHRERYDLVMRRRDYFEPEMQALIAFAHTAEATAKARDLLGYDISTFGKIWYNAP encoded by the coding sequence ATGTCCGACCTGATGAACACCCAGGAGGTGGCTGCTTATCTCCGAATCAAGGAACGCAAGATCTATGATCTGGTCCGGCAGTCCGCCATCCCCTGCACCCGCGTCGGCGGCAAGTGGCTTTTCCCCAAGGCGAAGATCGACCAATGGCTGAAGCTGGGCGAGCCGTCCGCCGCCGAACGCCATTCTCCCGTCGCCCGGTCCGCACCCCGCGTGATCGCCGGAAGCCATGATCCTTTTCTTGAATGGTGCGTCTCCACGTCCGGGTGCGGCCTGGCGCTGCTGACCGGCGGCAGCTTGGACGGGCTGGAGCGGCTGGCGGCCGGCCAAGCGGCCGCTTGCGGCATCCATATCCTCTCCCCCGATGATGGCGATTACAACATGTCCGCGATCCGGCGGGTGCTTGGCGACCTCGATGTGGTGGCGATCGAGTGGGCATGGCGGGAGCAGGGCCTGGTGGTCGCTTCGGGCAACCCGCTCGGCCTGTCGAGGATCGAGGATCTCGCCACGGGGAAGCCCCGCGTCGCGGCACGTCCGCCCGCATCGGGCGCCCGTGTCCTGATGGACCATCTGCTGGAACGCGCCGGAGTCAGCTGGAACGATCTTGCGGTCGCCGAGCATCCCGCGCGGAGCGAACTGGAGGTTGGCCTCGCGATCCTGGACGGCCGTGCCGATACCGGCATTGCCGTCCGCGCCGTAGCGCGGCAGCTCCGGCTGGATTTCGTGCCGCTGCACCGCGAGCGCTACGATCTCGTGATGCGCCGGCGGGACTATTTCGAACCCGAAATGCAGGCGCTGATCGCTTTCGCCCATACGGCCGAGGCGACTGCCAAGGCCCGGGATCTGCTCGGCTACGATATCTCGACTTTCGGCAAGATCTGGTACAACGCCCCCTGA
- a CDS encoding acyl-CoA dehydrogenase family protein — protein MDFTLSPEVEDYRLRVRDFVAQRILPVEADPANYDEHENIADAPLASLRAQAKEAGLWAPQMPKSRGGLGLGVVGMAALYEEMGRSIFGPVAFNAAAPDDGNMIVLEKVATEAQKERWLQPIVDGTVRSAFAMTEPMPGAGSDPSAMRTRAEWRGDRWVVSGHKWYITGAGVARHFILIARTSDDSRKGLSAFLFDADQPGWEIVRRIPIMGPEEHGGHCELRFDKLEIAPENVLMNIGDGLKLTQIRLGTARLTHCMRWLGMAKRATEIAAAYVRERDSFGSKLHQHEGVQWLMGEAAMAIEVGRLLTMRAAWKLDQGDFARKEVSMAKIQVSETLHKAVDTAIQLCGAKGYSKDTPLEWMYRYARQARLVDGASEVHKMVLSRFYMDEGMDFWGWR, from the coding sequence ATGGATTTCACGCTCTCTCCCGAGGTCGAGGATTATCGGCTCCGCGTGCGCGACTTCGTCGCCCAGCGCATCCTGCCGGTCGAGGCCGATCCGGCGAACTATGACGAGCACGAGAACATCGCCGACGCTCCCCTCGCCAGCCTGCGCGCCCAAGCGAAGGAGGCCGGATTGTGGGCGCCGCAGATGCCCAAGTCGCGGGGCGGCCTGGGCCTCGGCGTCGTCGGCATGGCGGCCCTGTACGAGGAGATGGGCCGGTCGATCTTCGGCCCGGTCGCATTCAACGCCGCCGCTCCCGACGACGGCAACATGATCGTGCTGGAGAAGGTCGCGACGGAAGCCCAGAAGGAGCGCTGGCTCCAGCCGATCGTCGACGGCACGGTACGTTCCGCCTTCGCGATGACCGAGCCCATGCCGGGGGCCGGCTCCGATCCCTCGGCGATGAGGACCCGGGCCGAGTGGCGCGGCGACCGCTGGGTCGTCAGCGGCCACAAGTGGTACATCACGGGGGCGGGCGTCGCCCGGCACTTCATCCTGATCGCCCGGACTTCCGACGATTCCCGGAAAGGGCTGAGCGCCTTCCTGTTCGATGCCGACCAGCCCGGCTGGGAGATCGTCCGCCGCATCCCGATCATGGGACCGGAGGAGCATGGCGGCCATTGCGAGCTGCGCTTCGACAAGCTGGAGATCGCGCCTGAGAACGTGCTGATGAATATCGGCGACGGGTTGAAGCTGACCCAGATCCGGCTCGGCACCGCCCGCCTGACCCACTGCATGCGCTGGCTTGGCATGGCCAAGCGCGCGACCGAGATCGCGGCGGCCTATGTCCGGGAGCGCGACAGCTTCGGCTCCAAGCTGCACCAGCACGAAGGCGTCCAGTGGCTGATGGGGGAGGCGGCCATGGCGATCGAGGTGGGGCGCCTCCTGACCATGCGGGCCGCGTGGAAGCTCGACCAGGGCGATTTCGCCCGGAAGGAGGTTTCCATGGCCAAGATCCAGGTCAGCGAGACCCTGCACAAGGCAGTCGACACGGCGATCCAGCTGTGCGGCGCCAAGGGCTATTCCAAGGACACCCCGCTGGAGTGGATGTACCGTTATGCCCGGCAGGCCCGGCTGGTGGACGGGGCGTCGGAGGTTCACAAGATGGTGCTCAGCCGGTTCTACATGGACGAGGGCATGGATTTCTGGGGATGGCGGTGA
- a CDS encoding SDR family NAD(P)-dependent oxidoreductase: MNTTDLSGHIAFVTGASGGLGRHFAITLARAGAKVALAARRPDALKAVAQEIESFDGRAIAVPMDVTDAASVHAAVEAAETELGPITVLVNNSGVTETVAALDQDEESWDRVVDTNLKGAWLVATEVARHMVRLGHGGSIINIASILGLRQGGQVTAYATSKAALVQLTKQLALELARYQIRVNALAPGYIETDINRDFFNTDAGKALIRRIPQRRLGQAADLDGPLLLLASDDSRYMTGSVLAVDGGHLVGSL, from the coding sequence ATGAACACCACAGACCTTTCCGGCCATATTGCCTTCGTCACCGGCGCATCCGGCGGACTCGGGCGCCACTTCGCCATCACCCTGGCCCGCGCCGGCGCCAAGGTCGCCCTGGCGGCACGACGTCCGGACGCCTTGAAAGCGGTCGCCCAGGAGATCGAGAGCTTCGACGGGCGGGCCATCGCCGTACCCATGGACGTCACCGATGCGGCATCGGTGCATGCCGCGGTGGAAGCGGCCGAAACCGAATTGGGGCCGATCACCGTGCTGGTGAACAATTCCGGCGTGACCGAAACCGTCGCGGCACTCGACCAGGACGAGGAGTCCTGGGACCGCGTGGTCGACACCAACCTGAAGGGCGCCTGGCTGGTCGCGACCGAGGTGGCGCGGCACATGGTAAGGCTCGGCCATGGCGGCAGCATCATCAACATCGCGTCGATCCTGGGGTTGCGCCAGGGCGGTCAGGTCACCGCCTATGCGACGTCCAAGGCGGCGCTGGTCCAATTGACGAAGCAGCTGGCCCTGGAACTGGCGCGCTACCAGATCCGTGTCAACGCGCTGGCGCCCGGCTATATCGAGACCGACATCAACCGCGACTTCTTCAACACCGATGCCGGCAAGGCGCTGATCCGGCGGATCCCGCAACGGCGGCTCGGTCAGGCGGCGGACCTCGACGGGCCGCTGCTGCTGCTGGCTTCCGACGACAGCCGCTATATGACCGGCAGCGTGCTTGCGGTCGACGGCGGTCATCTGGTCGGGTCGCTCTAA